In the Mytilus trossulus isolate FHL-02 chromosome 1, PNRI_Mtr1.1.1.hap1, whole genome shotgun sequence genome, one interval contains:
- the LOC134723245 gene encoding zinc finger protein OZF-like, which yields MTDVKSSHEECGDTSRDTYPDSWNLQNHMKTPANGYNTHQCDICDETFNELDNLEKHRMVHIDKPHQCYICDKAFKKLGNLNKHMKIHTEDKPHACDICGKRFIHHCYMQYHMRTHDGDKPYDKPHRCNICDKAFYQLGNLNKHMKVHTGDKPHACDICGKRFTHHCYMQYHMRTHTGDKPYECDICHKRFSLLSSVQKHKRTHTGDKPYQCDICGKRLGHLNTLRKHTRAHTADKPDQSGILDNSSFQNQSGTQTGDKPLFGNLLSDHNAYRTDSRTHTGDKPYKCDICGQGFSHLYSLERHTRKHTGDKPYKCGVCGKEFSRKYVLERHVTIHSSNKPCSCDVCGKQFIDKHNLRIHMRLHTGDKPFKCGVCDKTFCRVDYLQKHMRTHTGDKPYKCDVCGKEFSDHCAYNRHVRIHTGDKHKKCDVCGQEFGRKEALQRHMKTHTSD from the coding sequence ATGACGGATGTTAAATCTTCGCATGAAGAATGTGGGGACACGTCGAGGGACACGTATCCAGATAGCTGGAACTTGCAAAATCACATGAAAACACCAGCGAATGGTTATAACACTCATCAATGTGACATTTGTGATGAAACATTTAATGAGCTTGATAACTTGGAAAAACACAGGATGGTACACATCGACAAACCGCATCAATGTTATATATGTGATAAAGCGTTCAAGAAGCTTGGTAACTTGAACAAACACATGAAAATACACACTGAAGATAAACCACATGCATGTGATATATGTGGTAAAAGGTTTATTCATCATTGTTACATGCAGTATCATATGAGAACACATGATGGCGATAAACCCTATGATAAACCTCATCGATGTAATATATGTGATAAAGCTTTCTATCAACTTGGTAACTTGAACAAACATATGAAAGTACACACTGGAGATAAACCACATGCATGTGATATATGTGGTAAAAGGTTTACGCATCATTGTTACATGCAGTATCATATGAGAACACACACTGGAGATAAACCTTATGAATGTGATATATGTCATAAAAGGTTTAGTCTGCTTAGTAGCgttcaaaaacacaaaagaacaCACACTGGCGATAAACCGTATCAATGTGATATATGTGGTAAAAGATTAGGTCACTTAAATACTTTAAGGAAACACACGAGAGCACACACTGCCGATAAACCTGATCAATCTGGTATCCTTGATAATAGTAGCTTTCAAAATCAATCGGGAACACAAACAGGTGATAAACCTTTATTTGGTAATTTGTTAAGTGATCACAATGCCTATCGTACAGACTCGAGAACACATACTGGTGATAAACCTTACAAATGTGATATATGTGGTCAAGGATTTAGTCATCTTTATAGCTTAGAGAGACACACGAGAAAGCATACTGGTGATAAACCTTATAAATGTGGTGTTTGTGGAAAAGAATTTAGTCGAAAATATGTTCTTGAAAGGCACGTAACAATACACTCAAGTAATAAACCGTGTTcatgtgatgtatgtggtaagCAGTTTATTGATAAACATAATTTGCGTATACACATGAGGTTACATACTGGTGATAAACCTTTTAAATGTGGTGTGTGCGACAAAACATTTTGTCGCGTTGATTACCTTCAGaaacacatgagaacacatactggTGATAAACCGTACAAGTGCGATGTTTGTGGTAAAGAATTTAGTGATCATTGTGCCTATAATAGACACGTGAGAATACACACTGGagacaaacataaaaaatgtgacgTGTGTGGTCAAGAGTTTGGTCGAAAAGAAGCTCTACAAAGGCACATGAAAACACACACTAGCGATTAA